The following proteins are co-located in the Gemmatimonadota bacterium genome:
- a CDS encoding polyprenyl synthetase family protein, whose product MQVFQRAPTPANRRAFIDFRTISAPVQIHLDQFEQKISEISRSDVEVINQIWAHLVRTKGKRLRPALVFLSASAYGTPCRETMLAAFIIELCHTATLIHDDVVDRATTRRGLPTLNSKWDNHVSVLMGDNVIARVLTLIAKLDCSRITAKIAACVERLTEGELHQAIRRFNIRTTEAEYYRIISNKTSSLIACGCDSGAYLSSRSAETACRFGDFGEKLGMAFQITDDILNFTGDEDVIGKPRGNDFREGTVTLPLIHALRNASTEGNRRVEQLMKEEWSDRVCDEIVEFVHVHDGIRYAKGKALAYAEEAKRSLRDEPETRAKDALLNMVDYAIERDR is encoded by the coding sequence ATTCAGGTATTTCAGCGGGCGCCAACGCCAGCCAACCGGAGGGCATTCATAGACTTCCGAACCATCAGCGCGCCGGTCCAGATCCATCTCGACCAGTTTGAGCAGAAGATCAGCGAGATCTCCCGGTCCGACGTGGAGGTCATCAACCAGATCTGGGCCCACCTGGTTCGCACCAAGGGAAAACGGCTGAGACCCGCGCTGGTATTTCTTTCGGCCTCGGCATACGGTACGCCGTGCCGGGAGACCATGCTGGCGGCGTTCATCATCGAGCTCTGCCACACCGCGACGCTGATTCACGACGACGTGGTGGACCGCGCGACCACGCGCCGCGGTCTGCCCACACTGAATTCCAAATGGGACAACCACGTTTCGGTGCTTATGGGCGACAACGTGATCGCCAGGGTGTTGACGCTGATCGCGAAACTCGACTGTTCGCGGATCACGGCGAAGATCGCGGCATGCGTGGAACGGCTGACCGAGGGCGAGTTGCACCAGGCCATCCGCCGGTTCAACATCCGGACGACCGAGGCGGAGTACTATCGCATCATCAGCAACAAGACGTCCTCGCTCATCGCGTGCGGGTGCGATTCCGGAGCATATCTCTCAAGCCGTTCGGCCGAGACGGCCTGCCGGTTCGGCGATTTCGGCGAGAAGCTCGGCATGGCTTTCCAGATCACCGATGACATCCTCAATTTCACGGGAGACGAAGACGTCATTGGAAAACCGAGGGGAAACGACTTCCGCGAAGGGACGGTCACCCTGCCGTTGATCCACGCCCTCCGGAACGCTTCCACCGAAGGCAACAGGCGCGTGGAGCAGTTGATGAAGGAGGAATGGAGCGACCGCGTCTGCGACGAGATCGTCGAGTTCGTCCACGTCCACGACGGCATCCGCTACGCGAAAGGCAAGGCGCTGGCCTACGCGGAGGAAGCCAAGCGTAGCCTCCGTGACGAGCCGGAGACCCGGGCGAAGGACGCGCTCCTGAACATGGTCGACTACGCCATAGAACGGGATCGATGA
- a CDS encoding glycosyltransferase family 2 protein yields the protein MDTISVIVITYNEEPHIDTCLQSVSWVDEIVVVDCGSTDRTVEICNGHEKVRLYHEDRHGSGQQKQQALDRAVSEWVLNLDADERLSEPLELEIRSLLASPASCDGYHVPRENYFLSRHIRHAAGWGDDRPLRLFRRSKTQVTRTQVHETFFVDGSTGCLDAPLVHDAYTSLYQYIEKLNEYTSIEVRNRLKARPDRKITWVHIAIAPLGAFWKLYVMKRGYLDGMQGLLLCLLSSVSVMSGYAKTWEYGMYRKRGGRMFPPIRTEEVRTRQPGYNRLIRGGDDEFNWKDD from the coding sequence ATGGATACGATATCCGTAATCGTCATTACCTATAACGAAGAACCGCATATCGATACCTGTCTGCAGAGCGTTTCCTGGGTGGACGAAATCGTGGTGGTGGACTGCGGAAGCACCGATCGGACGGTCGAGATCTGCAACGGCCACGAAAAGGTCCGGTTGTATCACGAAGACCGGCACGGCAGCGGACAGCAGAAGCAGCAGGCGCTGGACCGGGCGGTTTCCGAATGGGTGTTGAACCTGGACGCGGACGAGCGGCTCAGCGAGCCGCTTGAGTTGGAGATCCGAAGCCTTCTCGCGTCACCCGCATCCTGCGACGGCTATCATGTGCCCAGGGAGAACTACTTCCTCTCCCGGCACATCCGCCATGCGGCCGGCTGGGGAGACGACCGGCCGCTCCGGCTGTTCCGCCGGAGCAAGACGCAGGTCACCCGGACCCAGGTCCACGAGACCTTCTTCGTCGACGGGTCTACCGGCTGCCTCGATGCACCGCTGGTACACGATGCCTATACCAGCCTGTACCAGTATATCGAGAAGCTGAACGAGTACACGTCGATCGAGGTGAGGAACCGGCTGAAAGCGCGGCCGGACCGTAAGATAACCTGGGTGCACATCGCCATCGCTCCCCTGGGCGCGTTCTGGAAGTTGTACGTGATGAAAAGAGGGTATCTGGATGGGATGCAAGGACTTCTGCTATGCCTGCTCTCATCGGTTTCGGTCATGTCCGGGTACGCGAAGACCTGGGAATACGGGATGTACAGGAAGCGGGGCGGCCGGATGTTTCCGCCCATACGAACCGAAGAGGTACGGACCCGGCAGCCGGGCTACAACCGGCTGATCCGGGGTGGCGACGACGAATTCAACTGGAAGGACGACTGA
- a CDS encoding radical SAM protein, translating to MGLKDSLYKTASRYEPVQRVLRNAIVARKLRFPEVISIEGSSYCNADCIMCPRELLSRKKGNMSMDLYRKIIDECAENARYIRLIQPFMFGESFINKKLVDMIAYTKQKLPRVPVSVSTNGSLITPQKAQELIDCGLDKINIDIDGATAETFEAVRVGLDYEQVVENARYLMELKRSVRSKTPEITVTIINMAETQHEIDAFRDLWKPIADHVVVQSYTTWTGSVEDKNVGDQAEASAAGGFTFPCKHPWEEFVIANDGRVSICCLDFDFKVEVGDVSKQSIREVWNGAPIQEIRQKMIENRYDELEICSQCNNYIFQTECAWHQVWK from the coding sequence ATGGGCCTTAAAGACTCCCTTTACAAGACGGCTTCCCGGTACGAGCCGGTTCAGCGGGTCCTGCGCAATGCCATTGTTGCGCGGAAACTGCGGTTTCCGGAAGTGATCAGTATCGAGGGGTCGAGTTACTGCAACGCCGACTGCATCATGTGCCCGCGTGAACTGTTGAGCCGCAAGAAGGGCAACATGTCCATGGACCTGTACCGCAAGATCATCGACGAATGCGCCGAAAACGCCCGGTACATCCGGCTCATACAACCCTTCATGTTCGGAGAGTCCTTCATCAACAAGAAACTCGTCGACATGATCGCGTATACGAAGCAAAAGCTGCCCCGCGTGCCGGTCAGCGTAAGCACCAACGGTTCCCTCATCACACCGCAGAAGGCGCAGGAGCTCATCGATTGCGGGCTGGACAAGATCAACATCGACATCGACGGGGCGACGGCGGAGACCTTCGAGGCGGTGCGCGTCGGGCTCGACTATGAACAGGTGGTGGAGAACGCACGGTACCTGATGGAACTGAAGCGTTCCGTCCGCAGCAAGACGCCGGAAATCACGGTAACCATCATCAACATGGCCGAGACCCAGCACGAGATCGACGCGTTCAGGGACCTCTGGAAGCCCATCGCCGACCACGTGGTAGTGCAGAGCTACACGACCTGGACGGGCAGCGTGGAAGACAAGAACGTGGGCGACCAGGCCGAGGCGTCGGCCGCCGGCGGTTTCACCTTCCCCTGCAAGCATCCCTGGGAGGAGTTCGTCATCGCGAACGACGGCCGGGTATCCATCTGCTGTCTCGATTTCGACTTCAAGGTGGAAGTGGGCGACGTCTCGAAGCAGTCGATCAGGGAAGTCTGGAACGGTGCGCCGATCCAGGAGATCCGCCAGAAGATGATCGAGAACAGGTATGACGAACTCGAGATCTGCAGCCAGTGCAACAACTACATCTTCCAGACGGAATGCGCCTGGCACCAGGTGTGGAAATGA
- a CDS encoding glycosyltransferase family 4 protein, which produces MTGMAPARILQVCSSLAWGGTEMHVPILSAKLRDRGHDVRLVLHPKGSIVGEARERGFTVESVPIGGYVNPLSTCALRRCIRRFRPGVLHLHLSRDLWQAVPAARLAGFGGPLLLTKHVGSYVTKKDPLHRWLYRRVSRVITVSETLNRNVRETCPVPPDRVVTVHPALDLERFDPARYDREDTRRSLGITSEARLVGTVGRVSPGKGYEEFLQAARLLRDRHPELPLRFVVVGEASYGEEAYHDGIVRHARELGLGETVLFTGFRRDIPALLYAMDVFIFPSRAEGFGATVIEAMAMGVACVSTRSDGTLDTVEDGETGLVFQGGDAEGLARSVESLLMDERLRARIAETGRARARARFNLDAMTDRVEALYAASMAPPA; this is translated from the coding sequence ATGACCGGCATGGCACCCGCGCGCATCCTGCAGGTATGCTCCTCCCTGGCCTGGGGCGGTACGGAGATGCACGTTCCGATCCTGTCGGCAAAACTTCGGGACCGCGGTCACGACGTGCGCCTGGTGCTTCATCCAAAAGGATCGATTGTCGGCGAGGCCCGTGAACGGGGCTTCACGGTGGAATCCGTCCCCATCGGTGGTTACGTGAATCCTCTTTCGACCTGCGCGCTTCGGCGCTGCATCCGCCGCTTCCGGCCCGGCGTCCTCCATCTTCACCTTTCCCGCGACCTCTGGCAGGCCGTGCCCGCCGCGCGGCTGGCAGGGTTCGGGGGACCGCTCCTGCTCACCAAGCACGTCGGTTCCTACGTAACGAAAAAGGATCCGCTTCACCGCTGGCTGTACCGGCGCGTTTCCCGCGTCATCACGGTATCGGAGACGCTGAACCGGAACGTGCGGGAGACCTGTCCCGTCCCGCCGGACCGCGTGGTGACGGTGCATCCGGCCCTGGACCTGGAAAGATTCGATCCGGCCCGCTACGACCGGGAAGACACGAGAAGATCGCTCGGGATCACCTCCGAAGCGCGGTTGGTGGGGACCGTGGGCCGTGTGTCTCCGGGGAAGGGCTACGAGGAGTTCCTGCAGGCCGCCCGGTTGCTTCGGGACCGCCATCCGGAGTTGCCCCTGCGGTTCGTCGTGGTGGGCGAGGCGAGCTACGGCGAGGAAGCGTACCACGACGGAATCGTTCGACATGCCCGGGAACTCGGCCTCGGTGAAACCGTGCTGTTTACGGGCTTCAGGCGTGATATTCCCGCCTTGCTGTACGCCATGGACGTTTTTATATTCCCCTCCAGAGCGGAGGGATTCGGCGCGACGGTCATCGAGGCGATGGCCATGGGCGTGGCCTGTGTATCGACCCGGTCGGACGGCACGCTGGACACCGTGGAGGACGGCGAAACGGGCCTGGTCTTCCAGGGCGGCGACGCGGAGGGGCTTGCGCGGTCGGTCGAATCGCTGCTGATGGACGAGCGTCTGCGCGCGCGTATCGCGGAGACCGGCCGCGCACGGGCCAGGGCACGCTTCAATCTCGACGCCATGACCGACCGGGTGGAAGCGCTCTACGCCGCCTCAATGGCCCCTCCCGCCTGA
- a CDS encoding ATP-binding cassette domain-containing protein: MNLYLRVLSYVKPYWYFMAGAMVCMAFFALTSSATVWVALPFLQTLFGQETVQTVPDGQSGQDGRSGLPGQGGQLGVAQDSANRLEQRTGMTGLRETLKERTNDLIRRPTKQATLERLCLIILFILLLKNISSYLQAYLMAYAENGVIKDLRNHLYIHLHRLSLSYFHRERTGELISRVSYDVMKINGTISAAFGTLVKEPMLVVVFLAILLILSWQLTLVSLVLLPLSVLVITTVGRRLRRSSTASQEAMADLTSTLQETVAGVRVVKAFNMESFEIGKFKRQTQHYFRTLLRLTHMHNLASPVTEILGGAVGLAILWYGGRQVLEGGLLAPEDFLTFFLALFSMMKPVKELGQVHNRIQEGIAAADRVFSVLDTAPEITDAPGAAPLPDLRREIRLDRVTFRYDTVSDPALEEIDLVVRSGETVALVGPSGGGKSTLVDLVARFYDPTGGRIEIDGKDLRTVTVASLREKMGIVTQDVILFNDTVRNNIAYGVVDMPLDRIRSAAAAANADAFIEQLPDGYDTFLGERGVRLSGGQRQRIAIARAILKDPQILIFDEATSSLDTESELLVQEAIDRLMKGRTALVIAHRLSTVQKADRVVVVDRGRIVQSGVHASLVQEDGLYRKLYNLQFRDQEPVAD; the protein is encoded by the coding sequence ATGAATCTGTATCTCCGAGTACTTTCCTACGTAAAACCCTACTGGTACTTCATGGCCGGCGCCATGGTATGCATGGCCTTTTTTGCGCTGACCAGCAGCGCCACGGTCTGGGTGGCCCTGCCCTTTCTGCAGACCCTCTTCGGCCAGGAAACCGTCCAGACGGTTCCGGACGGGCAGTCCGGGCAGGACGGGCGGTCCGGACTGCCCGGGCAGGGCGGGCAGCTCGGCGTGGCGCAGGATTCGGCGAACCGGCTGGAACAGCGCACCGGGATGACGGGCCTGCGCGAGACCTTGAAGGAACGCACCAACGACCTGATCAGGCGGCCGACCAAGCAGGCCACCCTCGAGCGCCTCTGCCTGATCATCCTGTTCATCCTCCTGCTCAAGAACATCAGCAGTTACCTGCAGGCCTACCTGATGGCCTACGCCGAGAACGGGGTCATCAAAGATCTCAGGAACCACCTGTATATCCATCTGCACCGCCTTTCCCTGTCCTATTTCCACCGGGAACGCACGGGGGAGCTCATCTCCCGCGTATCCTACGACGTCATGAAGATCAACGGCACGATCTCGGCCGCCTTCGGCACGCTGGTCAAGGAGCCCATGCTGGTCGTGGTCTTCCTCGCGATCCTCCTGATCCTCAGCTGGCAGTTGACGCTGGTCTCGCTGGTCTTGCTTCCCCTGAGCGTCCTCGTCATTACCACGGTAGGCCGGCGACTTCGCCGGAGCAGCACGGCCTCCCAGGAGGCCATGGCCGACCTGACCTCGACGCTCCAGGAGACCGTGGCCGGCGTGCGGGTGGTCAAGGCCTTCAACATGGAGTCCTTCGAAATCGGCAAGTTCAAGCGGCAGACGCAACACTACTTCCGCACGTTGCTCCGCCTGACTCACATGCACAACCTGGCCAGCCCCGTCACGGAGATCCTGGGCGGCGCGGTGGGCCTGGCGATCCTCTGGTACGGCGGGCGGCAGGTGCTGGAAGGCGGCCTGCTGGCGCCCGAGGACTTCCTGACCTTCTTCCTGGCCCTCTTTTCCATGATGAAACCGGTCAAGGAACTCGGCCAGGTGCACAACCGGATCCAGGAGGGGATCGCGGCCGCCGACCGCGTGTTTTCCGTGCTGGACACGGCCCCGGAGATCACGGACGCTCCCGGCGCGGCCCCGTTGCCCGACCTGCGGCGTGAGATCCGGCTCGATCGCGTGACTTTCCGTTACGATACGGTCTCCGATCCCGCCCTGGAAGAGATCGACCTGGTGGTCCGATCGGGCGAGACCGTGGCGCTTGTGGGACCCAGCGGAGGCGGCAAGTCCACCCTGGTGGATCTCGTCGCGCGGTTCTACGATCCGACCGGGGGGCGCATCGAAATCGACGGGAAAGACCTGCGTACGGTCACCGTGGCCTCCCTCCGGGAGAAGATGGGGATCGTTACCCAGGACGTGATCCTCTTCAACGACACGGTCCGCAACAATATCGCCTACGGCGTGGTGGACATGCCCCTGGACCGGATTCGGTCCGCAGCGGCCGCCGCGAACGCGGACGCCTTCATCGAGCAGTTGCCCGATGGGTACGATACGTTTCTCGGGGAGCGGGGCGTGCGCCTTTCCGGGGGGCAGCGCCAGCGCATCGCCATCGCCCGGGCCATCCTGAAGGATCCCCAGATTCTCATATTCGACGAGGCCACGTCCAGCCTGGACACCGAGTCCGAGCTGCTGGTCCAGGAGGCCATCGATCGGCTGATGAAGGGCAGGACGGCCCTGGTCATCGCCCATCGCCTGTCGACGGTGCAGAAGGCGGACCGGGTGGTCGTGGTCGACCGCGGCCGGATCGTCCAGTCCGGCGTCCACGCGTCGCTGGTCCAGGAAGACGGCCTGTACCGGAAGCTCTACAACCTGCAGTTCCGGGACCAGGAACCGGTCGCGGATTAA
- a CDS encoding glycosyltransferase family 9 protein, with protein sequence MMWYPIEKRLKTRVLKWLASHPLGNRRTPPGEVDIERIGRILIIRQHDQFGDFLLTTPAIHALRARFPAAHLTLVVRAYLYPVARNNPDVDEVLLFHESGFRWRPRDIRSFVDLMRNPVDLAVVFNTVSHSLSSDLIAWLSGASVVMGPETPTFDHLDHNPFYTINVPVNLDPRHQIQRNLDVVRHVGADTDDLSYRYAMAAEERATGRAVIDGLDGDPGKPGGPVVAVHFGTGDARKRYPVEQLARVCDELAARRSARILIIPAPGEEGLLRALREAASALLHSAPSLSLREVAGVIHAADLLVCNDTGVLHLAAAVETPTLSFHATSDPAYWKPPGRRHRAFYAASQRIEEIPPDRVCREIIAMLDDSGSGESGEIIRL encoded by the coding sequence ATGATGTGGTATCCTATCGAGAAGCGACTCAAGACCCGGGTGCTCAAGTGGCTGGCCAGCCATCCACTGGGCAATCGCCGTACGCCGCCCGGCGAGGTCGACATCGAACGCATCGGCCGGATCCTGATTATCCGGCAACACGATCAGTTCGGCGATTTCCTGCTGACCACCCCCGCGATCCACGCGCTGCGGGCGCGGTTTCCCGCCGCGCACCTCACCCTGGTGGTCCGCGCCTACCTGTACCCCGTGGCCCGAAACAATCCGGACGTGGACGAGGTCCTGCTGTTCCACGAATCCGGTTTCCGCTGGCGGCCCCGGGACATCCGGTCTTTCGTCGATCTCATGCGGAACCCCGTCGACCTCGCCGTCGTGTTCAACACGGTTTCCCATTCCCTGTCCAGCGACCTCATCGCCTGGCTTTCGGGCGCTTCCGTGGTCATGGGACCCGAAACGCCCACCTTCGACCACCTCGACCACAATCCTTTCTACACGATCAACGTGCCCGTGAATCTCGATCCCAGGCACCAGATCCAGCGGAACCTGGACGTGGTGCGGCACGTGGGCGCCGATACGGACGACCTGTCCTACCGTTACGCCATGGCTGCGGAAGAACGGGCGACCGGCAGGGCGGTGATCGATGGCCTGGACGGAGATCCCGGGAAGCCCGGAGGCCCCGTGGTCGCCGTCCACTTCGGCACCGGGGACGCGAGGAAGCGATACCCCGTGGAGCAGCTGGCCCGTGTCTGCGATGAGTTGGCCGCCCGGCGCTCCGCCCGGATCCTGATCATCCCCGCGCCTGGAGAAGAAGGACTGCTGCGTGCGCTGCGCGAAGCGGCATCCGCTCTGTTGCACAGCGCGCCGTCCCTTTCGCTGCGGGAGGTCGCCGGCGTGATCCACGCCGCGGACCTGCTCGTATGCAACGACACCGGGGTCCTCCACCTGGCCGCCGCCGTGGAGACGCCGACCCTGTCCTTCCACGCCACCAGCGATCCGGCCTACTGGAAGCCGCCCGGCCGAAGGCACCGCGCCTTCTACGCCGCCAGTCAACGGATCGAGGAGATCCCGCCGGACCGCGTGTGCCGCGAAATCATCGCCATGCTCGACGATTCCGGTAGCGGCGAATCGGGCGAGATCATCCGGCTCTGA
- a CDS encoding class I SAM-dependent methyltransferase: MLPAQANASMARERVNMATKLDLGCGPFGKLEGAVGLDINDAAHVDVVHSLDDYPYPFDDAQFDHVEMSHILEHILQPARAMDEVYRIARPGASIRIVTPHYSSQLSYGDLTHYHHFGYVTITQMCRDGRFRMDECRLIFSDVYRVLGISLLANWFPRRWEKYLAFIFPGMYVEAKLTVVKL, translated from the coding sequence ATGTTGCCCGCTCAGGCGAACGCCTCCATGGCACGGGAACGGGTGAACATGGCGACCAAACTCGATCTGGGCTGCGGACCTTTCGGGAAGCTGGAAGGGGCCGTCGGCCTGGACATCAACGATGCGGCGCACGTGGACGTCGTGCACAGCCTGGACGACTACCCCTATCCCTTCGACGACGCACAGTTCGATCACGTCGAGATGTCACATATCCTGGAGCACATCCTCCAGCCGGCCCGGGCCATGGACGAAGTGTACCGCATCGCGCGGCCCGGGGCTTCGATCCGCATCGTCACGCCCCATTACTCGTCGCAGCTGTCCTATGGCGACCTGACGCACTATCATCACTTCGGCTACGTGACGATCACCCAGATGTGCCGGGACGGACGGTTTCGGATGGACGAATGCAGGCTGATCTTCAGCGACGTCTACCGGGTACTGGGCATCAGCCTGCTCGCCAACTGGTTTCCCCGCCGATGGGAGAAGTACCTCGCGTTCATCTTCCCCGGCATGTACGTGGAGGCGAAGCTGACCGTAGTCAAGCTCTGA
- a CDS encoding DUF4212 domain-containing protein — MSDSTDSAGSRAASTDSAGRKAAAALRRYWRANIRIMAVLLGLWALAGLGAGILFADALNAYRISGTGFPLGFWFAHQGSIIVFVLLILAYCLYMNRLDNRHRRELETTRQEG, encoded by the coding sequence ATGTCTGATTCGACGGATTCAGCCGGCAGCAGGGCCGCCTCGACGGATTCAGCCGGCAGGAAGGCCGCCGCGGCGCTGCGCCGCTACTGGCGGGCGAACATACGGATCATGGCCGTGCTGCTCGGGCTGTGGGCCCTGGCCGGACTGGGGGCCGGCATCCTGTTCGCGGACGCGCTCAACGCGTACCGCATTTCCGGCACCGGCTTTCCCCTGGGGTTCTGGTTCGCTCACCAGGGCAGCATCATCGTCTTCGTGCTGCTCATACTGGCCTACTGCCTGTACATGAACCGCCTGGACAACCGGCACCGCCGGGAACTCGAAACCACCAGGCAGGAAGGGTAG
- a CDS encoding cation acetate symporter: MSVQAWTYFFVALSFGLYLFIAWRTRVRDTRGFYVAGRGVPAAANGMATAADWMSAASFISMAGLISTMGYAGGVYLMGWTGGYVLLALLLAPYLRKFGHYTVPDFVGDRFASDLARVVAVSCAIFISFTYVAGQMRGVGVVFSRFLEVDIHIGVIIGMAIVFIYATLGGMKGITWTQVAQYWVLITAFLIPAIAISIKLTGSPLPQAGLGSTLEPSIAGETGVYLLEKLNQIQADLGFSSYTATFVGGWDKVNVFCVALALMVGTAGLPHVLVRFYTVKSVKAARWSAFWALLFISLLYLTAPATAAFARYYMIDSLNGKTAQELPSWFENWEKTGLILWMDDGDGVMRYSAGDDNEIFRGGSLSHTELSSIQVDHQSWLDSDGAAGADGRTALRARGLSGPDRDIIVLATPEMAELASWIIALVAAGGLAAALSTASGLLLVISSSVSHDLYYRVLRPNASESQRLSVGRSVIGVAVIVAGVFGIYPPGFVSQVVAFAFGLAAASFFPAIVLGIFSKRVGTIPAVCGILAGIGFTAFYIIACVFFGMETWTFGLFANGISPQGIGTIGMLINFAVTLGLTPLFPRPGKEIEAMVDSVREPEDAGPAVMIESAPEH; the protein is encoded by the coding sequence ATGTCGGTACAGGCTTGGACCTATTTCTTCGTAGCCCTCTCTTTCGGCCTCTATCTCTTTATCGCGTGGCGTACCCGGGTCCGGGACACCCGGGGCTTCTACGTCGCCGGTCGGGGCGTGCCCGCGGCGGCCAACGGCATGGCCACGGCCGCCGACTGGATGAGCGCGGCGTCCTTCATTTCCATGGCCGGGCTGATTTCCACTATGGGATACGCCGGCGGCGTCTATCTCATGGGCTGGACGGGCGGCTACGTGCTGCTGGCGCTGCTTCTCGCACCGTACCTTCGCAAATTCGGCCACTATACCGTACCGGACTTCGTGGGAGACCGCTTCGCGTCGGACCTCGCGCGCGTGGTGGCCGTCTCGTGCGCCATTTTCATCAGCTTTACCTACGTGGCGGGGCAGATGCGCGGCGTGGGCGTCGTCTTCAGCCGGTTCCTCGAGGTGGACATCCATATCGGCGTCATCATCGGGATGGCCATTGTCTTCATCTACGCTACGCTCGGGGGAATGAAGGGCATCACGTGGACCCAGGTCGCCCAGTACTGGGTGCTCATCACCGCCTTTCTGATCCCCGCCATCGCCATCAGCATAAAGCTCACGGGAAGCCCCCTGCCGCAGGCGGGGCTCGGCAGCACGCTGGAGCCTTCGATCGCGGGCGAGACGGGCGTATACCTGCTGGAGAAGCTCAACCAGATACAGGCTGACCTGGGGTTCAGCAGCTACACGGCCACCTTCGTGGGAGGGTGGGACAAGGTCAACGTATTCTGCGTGGCCCTCGCGCTCATGGTGGGCACGGCGGGCCTGCCCCACGTGCTCGTCCGGTTCTATACCGTCAAATCGGTCAAGGCGGCCCGGTGGAGCGCCTTCTGGGCGCTGCTCTTCATCTCCCTGCTTTACCTTACCGCGCCCGCGACCGCGGCCTTCGCGCGGTACTACATGATCGACAGCCTGAACGGGAAGACCGCTCAGGAACTTCCGTCCTGGTTCGAGAACTGGGAGAAGACCGGCCTGATCCTGTGGATGGACGACGGAGACGGCGTCATGCGGTATTCGGCCGGAGACGACAACGAGATTTTCCGCGGCGGGTCCCTGTCGCACACGGAACTGTCCTCCATCCAGGTCGACCACCAGTCCTGGCTCGATTCGGACGGCGCCGCGGGGGCGGATGGGCGCACGGCCCTCAGGGCCCGGGGGCTTTCCGGTCCGGACCGCGACATTATCGTGTTGGCGACGCCGGAAATGGCCGAACTGGCCAGCTGGATCATCGCGCTCGTCGCGGCCGGCGGCCTGGCGGCAGCCCTGTCCACGGCCAGCGGGCTGCTGCTCGTTATTTCGTCCAGTGTTTCCCACGACCTGTACTACCGCGTACTGCGCCCGAACGCGAGCGAGAGCCAGCGCCTTTCCGTGGGCCGTAGCGTGATCGGCGTAGCCGTGATCGTGGCCGGTGTATTCGGTATCTACCCGCCGGGTTTCGTCAGCCAGGTGGTAGCCTTCGCCTTCGGCCTCGCCGCCGCGAGCTTCTTCCCCGCCATCGTACTGGGCATTTTCAGCAAGCGCGTGGGTACGATACCCGCCGTGTGCGGTATCCTGGCCGGTATCGGCTTTACGGCTTTCTACATCATCGCGTGCGTGTTCTTCGGCATGGAAACCTGGACCTTCGGGCTGTTCGCCAACGGCATCAGCCCCCAGGGGATCGGGACGATCGGCATGCTGATCAACTTCGCCGTGACCCTGGGGCTCACGCCGCTATTCCCCAGGCCCGGCAAGGAAATCGAGGCCATGGTCGACTCTGTCAGGGAGCCGGAAGACGCGGGACCTGCGGTGATGATCGAATCGGCCCCGGAACATTGA
- a CDS encoding glycosyltransferase family 2 protein, protein MSLSVIIIARNEAPRIEACLRSARFADEIVLVDSGSDDDTVAIAREYADRVVESEWLGYGPTKQLALEHATGDWVLWLDADERVPPELRDEILAVAAKEDRAGYRIARKTLFLGHWIRHCGWYPDYVLRLFRRGADPRFTDDEVHEALRIRGPVGDLKHPMIHDTDPTLHHYLDKFNSFTSLGARQLYRSGRRFRLTDLVFRPIFTLFKMYVLRRGFLDGLPGLILCGLSACYVFTKYAKLWHLHLRGSADAESGAGGRSS, encoded by the coding sequence ATGTCCCTCTCCGTCATTATCATCGCCCGGAACGAAGCTCCGCGGATCGAAGCCTGCCTGCGGAGCGCGCGGTTCGCCGACGAGATCGTGCTCGTGGATTCGGGGAGCGACGATGATACCGTCGCCATCGCGCGGGAGTACGCCGACCGTGTCGTCGAATCGGAGTGGCTGGGCTACGGACCGACCAAGCAACTGGCCCTGGAGCACGCCACGGGCGACTGGGTGCTCTGGCTGGATGCCGACGAGCGCGTTCCGCCGGAACTGCGGGATGAAATCCTCGCCGTCGCGGCAAAGGAGGACCGCGCCGGTTACCGGATCGCGAGGAAGACGCTTTTCCTGGGACACTGGATCCGGCATTGCGGATGGTACCCCGATTACGTGCTGCGCCTTTTCCGGCGCGGGGCCGATCCCCGGTTCACCGACGACGAGGTGCACGAGGCGCTGCGCATCCGGGGACCGGTCGGCGATCTGAAGCACCCCATGATCCACGATACCGATCCCACCCTCCACCACTACCTGGACAAGTTCAACAGCTTCACCAGTCTCGGCGCCCGCCAGCTCTACCGGTCGGGCAGGCGTTTCCGTTTGACAGATCTGGTTTTCCGTCCGATTTTTACCCTGTTCAAAATGTACGTGTTGCGTAGAGGTTTTCTGGACGGCCTGCCGGGCCTCATCCTGTGCGGCCTTTCCGCCTGTTACGTTTTCACCAAGTACGCCAAGCTCTGGCACCTTCACCTCCGGGGCTCCGCCGACGCCGAATCGGGCGCGGGGGGCCGATCCTCCTGA